The nucleotide sequence CGTCGGCAAGGGCGCGGCGCAGGCGCAGGCCGTCGCCGGCCTGACCGTCCGCAACGACGGCAACAACGTGAACATCGACCGCGAGATGCTGGCCCTCACCCAGACGCGCTACCGCTACGACATGGTCACCAGCGTCGCGCGCATGAGGGTCAAGCAGCTGCTCTCCGCGATCGAGGACGGGAGGGGCGCATGAGTCTCGACACCGCGGTCAAGGTCGCGGCCAGCGGCCTGACGATGCAGCGGGCCCGGATGGAGATCGTCGCCTCCAACTTGGCCAACGCCCAGACGACCCGCACCGCCCAGGGCGGCCCGTACGTGCGGAAGATCGCCCAGGTCAAGGCGGTCCCGCTCAACGAAGGGACGTTCAAGGACGCGATGGACCGGGCCGTGCGCGGCGTGCAGGTCACCTCCGTCTCCGACGACCAGCGGCCGGCGCTGCGCAAGTACGAGCCGGGCCATCCCGACGCCGACAAGCAGGGATACGTCAGCTACCCGAACATCGACCCCGCCGAGGAGATGGTGGACATGCTCTCCGCCGTCCGCTCCTACGAGGCCGGGACGAACGTGGTCAAGACCGTCCTGCGCATGAACGACCAAGCGCTGTCGATCATCCGCTGAGGCGGGGAAAGGACCTAGGCGATGAACACCGGCGGGATCCGCGACTTCGGCATCCGCGCTCCGCTCCCCGAGCCGAAGATCGGGCGCGCGGACGGCGGCGCGGCGCCGACCGAGGGGCCGAGCTTCGGCCAGGCGCTGGAGAGCGCGTTGAAGGAGGTCGACGGCGACCTGCAGAAGGCCGACGGACAGGCCGCCTCCTACGTCGCCGGCGAGAACGTGGACCTGCACACCGTGATGCTCGATCTCGAGCGGGCCGACCTCGGCTTCCGCACGATGGTGCAGGTGCGGAACAAGCTCCTCGACGCCTACAAAGAAGTGATGCGCTTGCCGGTCTGACCGGCGTTCGGATAAGGCGCTGACGCGATGAACCCAATGCTGGCCCAGATCCGCGACGCTTGGAACGCGCTGTCCTCGAAGCAGCGCGCCACCCTCGTCGTCTCCGCGCTGCTGACCTTCGCGGCGGTCGCCGCCATCGTCTGGTGGGCGCGGCAGCCGACGTGGGCCGTCCTCTACACGGGGCTCGACCCGAAGGACGCGCAGGCGGTCGTGCAGGAACTGCAGGGGCGCAAGGTCCCGTTCCAGCTCGACGCCGGCGGCACGGCGATCAACGTGCCGTTCGAGCAGGTGGACAAGCTGCGGATGGAGCTGGCGGCGAAGAACCTCCCCGGCTCGGGCCGCTTCGGCTTCATGGAGATGTTCAGCCAGGACACGATCGCCCAGTCGGACCGCACGCAGCGGATCCGCTACCAGAAGGCGCTGGAGGACGAGCTGGCGCGGACGATCGAGTCGCTCGACGAAGTCCGCACCGCGCGCGTCCACGTCGTGCTTCCCGGCGACCGCGTCTTCCTCGACGACCAGGACACGGCCAAGGCCTCGGTGACGCTGACGCTCGGCCGCGCCGTCGTGCCGAGCCCCGACAACGTGCGGGCGATCGTGCACATCGTGTCCGGCGCGGTGCAGGGGCTCTCCCCGGAGCGGGTGAGCGTCGTGGACACCGCCGGCCACACGCTGTGGGAAGGGGACGGCGCCGCGGGCGGCCTGATCACCGCGCGCCAGGGCGAGATGAAGCGCGGCGTGGAGAAGGACCTCGAGGCGAAGGTCGCCAAGGTGCTGGAGCCGCTCGTCGGCCCCGACCACTACGTCGTGCGCGCCTCGGCCGACATGGACTTCGAGAAGGTCACGCGCAAGGAACGCCAGATCGATCCCGACAGCGGCGCGCTGATCTCCGAGCAGAAGTCGAAGGAGAAGTCCTCCTCGTCGTCCGGCTTCGCCGGCGGCGCCCCCGGCACGGCGTCGAACCTGCCGGGCGCGGCCGGGCCGAACGGCGGCTCGGGCTCGGACACTTCCGAGTCGAGCACCACGACCAACAACTTCGACTACTCGGTCGTCGAGAAGACGGTCGAGGAGCCGATCGGCACGGTGAAGAAGCTCTCCGTCGCCGTCCTCGTCGACCAGGCCGGCGGCCCCGCCGCGGCCGGCGCGCCGCGCACGACGACCCCGCGCAGCGCCGAGGACATCAAGCGGATCGAGGACCTCGTCCGCGCCGCGATCAGCTTCGACGGCAACCGCGGCGACGTCGTCACGGTGCAGCAGGCCCCGTTCGCGCAGCCGGTCGAAGAGCCGTCGCGCGGCTTCGACTGGAAGGCCTACCTGCCGTACGCGAAGTACCCCGCGCTCGTGCTGCTGCTCCTGCTCGTCTTCCTGCTCTTCTTCCGCCCGATGCTGAAGACGACGCGGGACGCGATGGGCCGCAACGCGCCGCGCCGCGCGATCGCGGCGGTCGGCCCGGCCGGTCCGGCCTCGGCGGCCGCGCTGGCCGACAAGGACCGCCAGCTCCTCGGGCCGGCGAGCCAGGTCGAGCTGCTGCGTCAGCGGCTGGCCAAGCTCGCCGCCGAGCAGCCGTCCGGCATGGCGCAGACGGTGCGGGTCTGGCTGAACGAGCAGAAGGAGCAACAGTAAATGGCCGGGTTCGACGGGATGGCCGGCGTGCAGAAGGCCGCGATCCTCATGACCCTGATCGGGGAAGAGGGCGCCGCCGCCGTCCTGAACGAACTCGAAGGGGACGAGGTCAAGGCGATCACCGCGGAGATCGCCAAGATCAAGATGATCGACCCGAGCCAGCACGCGTCGGTGCTCGTCGAGTTCCAGGACATGATCCAGGACGCGCGCGCCCTCGAGCTGGCGGGGGCGCCGCTGGCGCGCCGGCTCCTCTCCCGCGTGCGCCCCGGCGAGGACGCCGAGAAGATCATGAAGCAGCTCGAGCCGCGCCGGAACCGCGAGGAGGACGGCGCCGATCTGCCGCTGCCGGAACTGCCGGAGAGCCTCGTCTCGGCGCCGGCGCGGCGGCTCTCGATGCTGCTCCAGGACGAGCCGGCGCAGACCGTCGCCCTCGTGCTCGCCCACCTGCCGCCGCGCCGCGCGGCGCAGGTGATGAACGCGATGGACCCCGAGCGGCGGATCGAAGTGACGCGCCGCATGGCCTCGATCAAGGAGGTCCGGCCGGAGGTCGTGACCCGCGTCGGCGCCGTGCTCGAAGGGCGCCTCGCCGCGATCTGCGACGAGCCGCTGATCCCGATGAACGGCGTGCAGACGGCGGCGGACACGCTGCAGAGCCTCGGCCGCGCCGCCGGCGGCGAGATCGTGGACGCGCTCGCCGAGAGCTGCCCCGAGCTGAGCCAGCAGCTGCGCGACATGCTCTTCACCTTCGACATGCTCCTCGCGCTCAAGGACCGCGACGCGCAGGAAGTGCTGAAGATGGTGGACCGCGGCACGCTGGCGCTGGCGCTCAAGGGCGCCGACCCCGAGCTGCAGGAACTCTTCTTCCGCAACATGTCGGAGCGCGCCGCCTCGATGCTGAAGGAGGAGATGGAGTTCCTCGGCGCGCCGCGCCTCGCCGACGTCGAGGCCGCGCAGCGCTCGATCATCGACATGGTCCTGCGCCTCGAGAAGGAAGGCGCGATCACGCTCGAGGAGCCGCAAGGTGCCGCGCGGTAGGCTGGTCGAGGCGGCGCGGGCGGAGGCCTACGAGCCGCCCGAAACGTCCGCCTCGCTGCTCGACTCCTCGCCGGAGGCGCGGATCGACGAGGCCGTGCGCGCCGGCTTCGCCCAAGGGCTGCAGCGCGGCCGGGCCGAGGCCGCGGCGGCGCTCGACGCGGAGCGGAACGCGCAGCGGCAAAAGGCGGCCGCGGCGCTGGCCGAGATCCACGCCCTGCGCGGCCAGGTCCTCGCCGCCCTCCGTTCGGAAGTGCTCGACCTCGCGGTGGAGATCGCCGGGCGGATCGTGCGCGAGCGGATCGAGTCGGGCGACCCGGTGGCCGCGCGCATCGCCCTCGAGACGCTCGCCGACGCGCCGACCTCCGCGCTGCGCCGCGTGCACGTCTCGCCCGACGACCACGACGCGCTCCTCTCCGCCGTTCCCTCGCTCGGCGGCCCCGGGACGGTGGAGATCGTCCCCGATCCCTCCGTGCCGCAAGGCGGCGTCGTCGTCGAGAGCGGCGAGGAGACGGTGGACGCGCGGATCGACGTCTCGCTCGCCGCGGCGCGCGACGCGCTGGACGAGGAGCGATGAACGAGGACTGGCGGGAGCCGATGCGCCGCGCGCTCGCGTCGGCGCGCGCCCGCGTCGGCCGCGCGCCGCTCGTCGTGCGCAGCGGCCGCGTCGTGCGCGCCGTCGGCCTGTCGATCGAATCGCTCGGGCCGCGCGTCGCCGTCGGCGAGGAAGTGCGGCTGGAGACCGCGTCGGGGAAGCTGATCTCGATGGCCGAGGTCGTCGGCTTCAACGGCGCCAACGTCCACAGCATGCCGGTCGATCCGGTGCGCGGCCTGCGGCACGAGGACCGCGTCGTGGCCACCGGCCGCCGTCCGCGGATCCCCGTCGGCGACGCGCTCCTCGGGCGCGTGCTCGACGCCGACGGCCGCCCGCTCGACGGGCTCGGGCCGATCCGCTCCCGCGCGCTGCGCTCGATCCACGCCGAGCCGGTGCCGGCCTTCTCGCGCCCCACGATCAGCCAGCCGATGACGACCGGCGTGCGGACGATCGACGGCCTGCTGACCCTCGGCCGCGGACAGCGGATCGGCATCTTCTCCGGCCCCGGCGTCGGCAAGAGCCGCCTGCTCGGCTCGATCGCGCGCTACGCCTCCGACGAGCGGATCGTGATCTCCCTCGTCGGCGAGCGGAACCGCGAGGTGCGCGAGTTCGTCGAAGGGGCGCTCGGCGAAGGGCTGAAGCGCTCGGTCGTCTTCGTCGCGACCTCCGACGAGTCGGCGCTGCGGCGCGTCCGCTGCGCCCTCGCCGCCACCACCGCGGCGGAGGAATTTCGCCGGCAGGGCCACAACGTCACGCTGCTGATGGACTCGCTGACGCGCGTGGCGATGGCGCTGCGCGAGATCGGCCTCTCCGCCGGCGAGCCCCCCTCGACGAAGGGGTACACGCCGTCGGTCTTCGCCTTCCTGCCGCGCCTGCTGGAACGCGCCGGCTGCGAGGAAACCGGCGGCGCCCTGACCGGCATCTACACCGTCTTCGTCGAAGGGGACGACCTCACCGATCCGGTCGCCGACGCGGCGCGGGCGATCCTCGACGGCCACATCGTGCTCGCCCGCTCGCTCGCCGAGCGCGCCCACTACCCGGCGATCGACGCCCTCGCCTCGGTCTCCCGAGTGATGCCGGCCGTGACGAGCCGCGAGCACATGCAGGCGGCGATGCGCGCGCGGCGGCTGATGGCGATCTACCGCGACGCCGAGGACCTCGTGGCGATCGGCGCCTACCGGCAGGGGATGGATCCGGAACTCGACCTCGCCGTCGCCCGGCATCAGGCGATCGACGAGTTCCTGCGCCAGGACCTGACGCAGCCGTCGCCGCTCGAGGAAACCGTGCGCCGGCTCGCCGAGCTCGGAGCGGCCTGACGATGGCGCGCTTCCTGTTTCGCCTGCGGGCCCCGCTGCGGCTGGCGCGGCTGCGCCGCACGGAAGGGCGCAAGGACC is from bacterium and encodes:
- the flgC gene encoding flagellar basal body rod protein FlgC yields the protein MSLDTAVKVAASGLTMQRARMEIVASNLANAQTTRTAQGGPYVRKIAQVKAVPLNEGTFKDAMDRAVRGVQVTSVSDDQRPALRKYEPGHPDADKQGYVSYPNIDPAEEMVDMLSAVRSYEAGTNVVKTVLRMNDQALSIIR
- the fliE gene encoding flagellar hook-basal body complex protein FliE; the protein is MNTGGIRDFGIRAPLPEPKIGRADGGAAPTEGPSFGQALESALKEVDGDLQKADGQAASYVAGENVDLHTVMLDLERADLGFRTMVQVRNKLLDAYKEVMRLPV
- the fliF gene encoding flagellar M-ring protein FliF produces the protein MNPMLAQIRDAWNALSSKQRATLVVSALLTFAAVAAIVWWARQPTWAVLYTGLDPKDAQAVVQELQGRKVPFQLDAGGTAINVPFEQVDKLRMELAAKNLPGSGRFGFMEMFSQDTIAQSDRTQRIRYQKALEDELARTIESLDEVRTARVHVVLPGDRVFLDDQDTAKASVTLTLGRAVVPSPDNVRAIVHIVSGAVQGLSPERVSVVDTAGHTLWEGDGAAGGLITARQGEMKRGVEKDLEAKVAKVLEPLVGPDHYVVRASADMDFEKVTRKERQIDPDSGALISEQKSKEKSSSSSGFAGGAPGTASNLPGAAGPNGGSGSDTSESSTTTNNFDYSVVEKTVEEPIGTVKKLSVAVLVDQAGGPAAAGAPRTTTPRSAEDIKRIEDLVRAAISFDGNRGDVVTVQQAPFAQPVEEPSRGFDWKAYLPYAKYPALVLLLLLVFLLFFRPMLKTTRDAMGRNAPRRAIAAVGPAGPASAAALADKDRQLLGPASQVELLRQRLAKLAAEQPSGMAQTVRVWLNEQKEQQ
- the fliG gene encoding flagellar motor switch protein FliG; this translates as MAGFDGMAGVQKAAILMTLIGEEGAAAVLNELEGDEVKAITAEIAKIKMIDPSQHASVLVEFQDMIQDARALELAGAPLARRLLSRVRPGEDAEKIMKQLEPRRNREEDGADLPLPELPESLVSAPARRLSMLLQDEPAQTVALVLAHLPPRRAAQVMNAMDPERRIEVTRRMASIKEVRPEVVTRVGAVLEGRLAAICDEPLIPMNGVQTAADTLQSLGRAAGGEIVDALAESCPELSQQLRDMLFTFDMLLALKDRDAQEVLKMVDRGTLALALKGADPELQELFFRNMSERAASMLKEEMEFLGAPRLADVEAAQRSIIDMVLRLEKEGAITLEEPQGAAR
- a CDS encoding FliI/YscN family ATPase — its product is MNEDWREPMRRALASARARVGRAPLVVRSGRVVRAVGLSIESLGPRVAVGEEVRLETASGKLISMAEVVGFNGANVHSMPVDPVRGLRHEDRVVATGRRPRIPVGDALLGRVLDADGRPLDGLGPIRSRALRSIHAEPVPAFSRPTISQPMTTGVRTIDGLLTLGRGQRIGIFSGPGVGKSRLLGSIARYASDERIVISLVGERNREVREFVEGALGEGLKRSVVFVATSDESALRRVRCALAATTAAEEFRRQGHNVTLLMDSLTRVAMALREIGLSAGEPPSTKGYTPSVFAFLPRLLERAGCEETGGALTGIYTVFVEGDDLTDPVADAARAILDGHIVLARSLAERAHYPAIDALASVSRVMPAVTSREHMQAAMRARRLMAIYRDAEDLVAIGAYRQGMDPELDLAVARHQAIDEFLRQDLTQPSPLEETVRRLAELGAA